A region from the Azospirillum fermentarium genome encodes:
- a CDS encoding ABC transporter substrate-binding protein, translated as MSHTITRRGFGQGVLAAGALAAFGKAPAFAQAASLKVGVLLPRSGLLAQAGQACQRGADIAPAVLSELGYKVEILSADTESNVDVARSRTEKLINDGANVIVGAFDSGQTAAAAQVCEQRGVPLVMNIAAADKLTEQGYKTVFRNFPTSTMLVKNGMALMKDLFAATGATPKAAVFLHANDTFGMGNKQAMDTLFPTLDMPFKIVESIAYDPKAQDLAVEVAKAKATGADLAIVTTRANDAIMLVREMVKQKWEPMGIASPGSPGLYDEQFYKALGKYSDFAITNLPWYDPKAELSQRVMAAFKKAFPNDRFEGYGFNVAFTLEAILVAADAFKRAGSPESAPMLEALRTTNLSNKMMVGPAITFDEKGQNVNLASACIQNRGLRPTVVLPKGAAEMEPVFPMPGWQKRS; from the coding sequence ATGTCGCATACCATCACCCGCCGCGGCTTCGGTCAGGGGGTTCTGGCCGCCGGTGCTCTGGCGGCCTTCGGCAAGGCCCCCGCGTTCGCCCAGGCGGCTTCGCTGAAGGTCGGCGTCCTGCTGCCGCGCTCCGGCCTGCTGGCCCAGGCGGGTCAGGCCTGCCAGCGCGGCGCCGACATCGCCCCCGCCGTGCTGAGCGAGCTGGGCTATAAGGTCGAAATCCTGTCGGCGGACACCGAATCCAACGTGGACGTCGCCCGCAGCCGTACGGAAAAGCTGATCAACGACGGCGCCAACGTCATCGTCGGCGCCTTCGACAGCGGCCAGACCGCCGCCGCCGCCCAGGTGTGCGAGCAGCGCGGCGTGCCGCTGGTGATGAACATCGCCGCCGCCGACAAGCTGACGGAGCAGGGTTACAAGACCGTGTTCCGCAACTTCCCCACCAGCACCATGCTGGTGAAGAACGGCATGGCGCTGATGAAGGATCTGTTCGCCGCCACCGGCGCCACGCCGAAAGCGGCGGTGTTCCTGCACGCCAACGACACCTTCGGCATGGGCAACAAGCAGGCGATGGACACCCTGTTCCCCACGTTGGACATGCCGTTCAAGATCGTGGAATCCATCGCCTACGATCCCAAGGCCCAGGATCTGGCGGTGGAAGTCGCCAAGGCCAAGGCCACCGGCGCCGATCTCGCCATCGTCACCACCCGCGCCAACGACGCCATCATGCTGGTGCGTGAAATGGTGAAGCAGAAGTGGGAGCCGATGGGCATCGCGTCGCCCGGCTCGCCCGGCCTGTACGACGAGCAGTTCTACAAGGCGCTGGGCAAGTATTCCGACTTCGCCATCACCAACCTGCCCTGGTACGACCCCAAGGCCGAGCTGTCGCAGCGGGTGATGGCTGCCTTCAAGAAGGCGTTCCCCAACGACCGCTTCGAAGGCTACGGCTTCAACGTCGCCTTCACCCTGGAAGCGATCCTGGTGGCGGCGGATGCGTTCAAGCGCGCCGGCTCGCCGGAATCCGCCCCCATGCTGGAGGCGCTGCGCACCACCAACCTGTCGAACAAGATGATGGTCGGCCCAGCCATCACCTTCGACGAGAAGGGGCAGAACGTCAATCTGGCCTCCGCCTGCATCCAGAACCGCGGCCTGCGGCCCACCGTGGTGCTGCCCAAGGGGGCGGCGGAAATGGAGCCGGTGTTCCCCATGCCCGGCTGGCAGAAGCGTTCCTGA
- a CDS encoding branched-chain amino acid ABC transporter permease, with product MLTRRAIVLAVLMAAALVLLPLVGDRYVVSVVTTVLWFAYLGQAWNVMMGFAGLLSLGHALYVGLGAYVAGALFLHGGVTPWAGMLAAMVAAALAGGFIGVLGFRFRVKGVHFALLTIAFAEVARIAFDHLTFLGGSGGFFLPAHDPSTPDDLLNLRGSPVMFYYVILALTVAALALARVLLHSRLGYQWLAIREEPDAAEASGINLFRVRMLAVLISSALAALGGVFQTFYFSTLFPEQVFSMGRSIEIILPAIVGGIGTLFGPILGAFILTPLGELLTFLVDKAGMDAPGMKQLFYGAALVVIVVFRPDGVWPWMAGKLRLVRRPGEDE from the coding sequence ATGCTGACGCGGCGCGCAATCGTTCTGGCCGTCCTGATGGCGGCGGCGCTGGTCCTGCTGCCGCTGGTGGGGGACCGCTATGTGGTGTCGGTGGTGACCACCGTCCTGTGGTTTGCCTATCTGGGGCAGGCGTGGAACGTGATGATGGGCTTTGCCGGCCTGCTGTCGCTTGGGCACGCGCTCTATGTGGGGCTGGGGGCTTATGTGGCGGGGGCGCTGTTCCTGCACGGCGGCGTCACGCCGTGGGCGGGGATGCTGGCGGCCATGGTGGCGGCGGCACTGGCCGGCGGCTTCATCGGCGTGCTGGGCTTCCGCTTCCGGGTCAAGGGGGTGCATTTCGCCCTGCTGACCATCGCGTTCGCCGAGGTGGCGCGCATCGCCTTCGACCATCTGACGTTCCTGGGCGGGTCGGGCGGCTTTTTCCTGCCGGCCCACGATCCCAGCACGCCCGACGACCTGCTGAACCTGCGCGGGTCGCCGGTGATGTTCTATTACGTGATCCTGGCGCTGACGGTGGCGGCGCTGGCGCTGGCGCGGGTGCTGCTGCACAGCCGGCTGGGCTATCAGTGGCTGGCGATCCGCGAGGAGCCGGACGCGGCGGAGGCGTCGGGCATCAACCTGTTCCGGGTGCGGATGCTGGCGGTGCTGATCTCGTCGGCGCTGGCCGCGCTGGGCGGCGTGTTCCAGACCTTCTACTTCAGCACCCTGTTCCCCGAGCAGGTGTTCTCCATGGGCCGGTCCATCGAGATCATCCTGCCGGCCATCGTCGGCGGCATCGGCACGCTGTTCGGGCCGATCCTGGGGGCCTTCATCCTGACGCCGCTGGGCGAGCTTCTGACCTTTCTAGTGGACAAGGCGGGGATGGACGCGCCCGGCATGAAACAGCTTTTCTACGGGGCGGCGCTGGTGGTGATCGTGGTGTTCCGCCCCGACGGGGTGTGGCCGTGGATGGCCGGCAAGCTGCGGCTGGTCCGCCGTCCGGGGGAGGATGAGTGA
- a CDS encoding ABC transporter ATP-binding protein produces the protein MAALLSVSNLSKRFRGLKAVSDVSFEVPVGTIVALIGPNGAGKTTTFNLIAGVFPPDEGSVVLDGRTITGFRPDQACAAGIGRTFQIVKPFGELSVEENVLVGALAREKSVEAARSHARGVLRRLGLDGMAQRPARSLTLPDRKRLEVARALATRPSLLLLDEVLAGLRPTEVDQMVEVLRDLNRREGLTILMIEHVMRAVMALSDHVVVLEHGEKIADGTPAAVVSDPRVIHSYLGAEDI, from the coding sequence ATGGCGGCTCTGCTGTCGGTTTCCAACCTGTCCAAGCGCTTTCGCGGCCTGAAGGCCGTCTCGGACGTCAGTTTCGAGGTGCCGGTAGGCACCATCGTCGCCCTGATCGGCCCCAACGGCGCGGGCAAGACCACCACCTTCAACCTGATTGCCGGGGTGTTCCCGCCCGATGAAGGCTCGGTGGTGCTGGATGGGCGCACCATCACCGGCTTCCGCCCCGATCAGGCGTGCGCCGCCGGCATCGGGCGCACCTTCCAGATCGTCAAGCCGTTCGGCGAGCTGTCGGTGGAAGAGAACGTGCTGGTGGGGGCGCTGGCCCGTGAAAAATCGGTGGAGGCCGCTCGCTCCCACGCCCGCGGCGTGCTGCGCCGGCTGGGTCTGGACGGCATGGCCCAGCGCCCGGCGCGCAGCCTGACCCTGCCCGACCGCAAGCGGCTGGAGGTGGCGCGCGCGCTGGCCACCCGTCCGTCGCTGCTGTTGCTGGACGAGGTGCTGGCCGGTCTGCGCCCGACCGAGGTCGATCAGATGGTGGAGGTCCTGCGCGACCTGAACCGGCGCGAAGGGCTGACCATCCTGATGATCGAGCATGTGATGCGGGCGGTGATGGCGCTGTCCGACCATGTGGTGGTTCTGGAACATGGCGAGAAAATCGCCGATGGGACACCGGCGGCGGTTGTGTCCGATCCGCGGGTGATCCATTCCTATCTGGGTGCGGAAGACATCTGA
- a CDS encoding branched-chain amino acid ABC transporter permease — translation MPLDFILNIIASGLLNGLVYGLAALGLSVIFGVVRVVNFAHGEMMVAGMYGAVLLFGAFHLDPVLSAPIVAVVLFAVGWAMQRGLVNRFVGKPEHMQFILLLGVATILVNGLLMIFGPDSRGLQVDYVFDTVEIGPFSLDAVRLRAGLGALVVTAVLFAFFRFSRTGKAIRACADNPLGAKVVGLNLDGLYAFTFGIGTAVVGIAGTLMALVVDTRPQLASEYTLLSFIIVIIGGLGSLPGALLGGVLIGMSEALAGFLLTPSLKSLFSYVVLIVVLLLRPQGLLGKRS, via the coding sequence ATGCCGCTTGATTTCATCCTCAACATCATCGCCTCCGGGCTGCTGAACGGCTTGGTGTACGGGCTGGCGGCCTTGGGGCTGTCGGTCATTTTCGGGGTGGTGCGCGTGGTCAATTTCGCCCATGGCGAAATGATGGTCGCGGGCATGTATGGGGCCGTGCTGCTGTTCGGCGCCTTTCACCTGGACCCGGTGCTGTCGGCGCCCATCGTGGCGGTGGTGCTGTTCGCGGTGGGGTGGGCGATGCAGCGCGGGCTGGTCAACCGTTTCGTCGGCAAGCCCGAGCACATGCAGTTCATCCTGCTGCTGGGGGTGGCGACCATCCTGGTGAACGGGCTGCTGATGATCTTCGGCCCCGATTCCCGCGGGCTTCAGGTGGATTACGTGTTCGACACGGTGGAGATCGGGCCGTTCAGCCTGGATGCCGTGCGGCTGCGGGCCGGGCTGGGGGCGCTGGTGGTGACGGCGGTGCTGTTCGCCTTCTTCCGCTTCAGCCGGACGGGCAAGGCCATCCGGGCCTGCGCCGACAACCCGCTGGGGGCCAAGGTGGTGGGGCTGAACCTTGACGGGCTGTACGCCTTCACCTTCGGCATCGGCACGGCGGTGGTGGGGATCGCCGGCACGCTGATGGCGCTGGTGGTGGACACCCGCCCGCAGTTGGCCAGCGAATACACGCTGCTGTCGTTCATCATCGTCATCATCGGCGGGCTGGGCAGCCTGCCCGGCGCCTTGCTGGGCGGCGTGCTGATCGGCATGTCGGAGGCGCTGGCGGGCTTTCTGCTCACGCCGTCGCTCAAGTCGCTGTTCAGCTATGTGGTGCTGATCGTGGTTCTGCTGCTGCGCCCGCAGGGGCTTTTGGGGAAACGCTCGTGA
- a CDS encoding L,D-transpeptidase has protein sequence MGKGLHSAVVLIRRFVCAAFTILALLVPAWAGAAEPGRANDTAYVVISLADRRLYLVGGAGDTRASFPVAIGRPGVEIPLGVTTIVRKRENPTWHPTANQRRSNPSLPASVPPGPDNPLGRFALDLGWPTYAIHGTNDPESIGRRASGGCFRMGDDDIETLFSIAAVGTPVRVMAEAYAAPQIAAAPLDERGVVQLLVPLSGSPKPQPAKPGAEVTARIPAPPAPPMAGPPMAAVPVPKVIPAAAPALAPLADPLPADPRCARTVLPVLRVICDTPDLAQLDGRIRQKTERLLSAVPSDRRAGAADAMTLDRRRFEERISALCWVRAGTERDQAATATARLCLKASLEGRLEDLDGRTAY, from the coding sequence ATGGGGAAGGGGTTGCACAGCGCCGTCGTCCTGATCCGCCGTTTCGTCTGTGCGGCCTTTACCATTCTGGCGCTGCTGGTGCCGGCGTGGGCCGGAGCGGCCGAGCCCGGCAGGGCAAACGACACCGCCTATGTGGTCATCAGCCTGGCCGACCGCCGGCTGTATCTGGTCGGCGGAGCGGGGGACACGCGGGCATCCTTTCCCGTCGCCATCGGGCGGCCCGGCGTGGAAATCCCGCTGGGTGTGACCACCATCGTGCGCAAGCGGGAAAACCCCACCTGGCATCCCACCGCCAACCAGCGGCGCAGCAACCCCAGCCTGCCGGCCAGCGTGCCGCCGGGGCCGGACAATCCCTTGGGCCGTTTCGCGCTGGATCTCGGCTGGCCCACCTATGCCATTCACGGCACCAACGATCCCGAGTCCATCGGGCGCCGGGCATCGGGGGGCTGTTTCCGCATGGGCGATGACGACATCGAAACCCTGTTTTCCATCGCCGCCGTCGGCACCCCGGTGCGGGTGATGGCCGAGGCTTACGCCGCCCCCCAGATCGCCGCCGCCCCGTTGGACGAGCGGGGCGTGGTGCAATTGCTGGTGCCGCTGTCCGGCTCACCGAAGCCTCAGCCCGCCAAGCCGGGAGCGGAGGTGACGGCGCGGATCCCGGCCCCGCCGGCCCCGCCGATGGCCGGACCGCCGATGGCCGCGGTGCCGGTGCCCAAGGTGATCCCCGCCGCCGCCCCGGCGCTGGCCCCCCTGGCCGATCCGCTGCCCGCCGATCCGCGGTGCGCCCGCACGGTGCTGCCGGTGCTGCGGGTGATCTGCGACACGCCGGATCTGGCGCAGTTGGACGGGCGCATCCGGCAGAAGACGGAACGGCTGTTGTCCGCCGTCCCGTCCGACCGGCGGGCCGGGGCCGCCGACGCCATGACCCTGGACCGGCGGCGGTTCGAGGAACGCATCAGCGCGCTCTGCTGGGTGCGGGCCGGCACCGAACGGGATCAGGCCGCCACCGCCACGGCGCGGCTGTGCCTGAAAGCGTCTCTCGAAGGCCGGCTGGAGGATCTGGACGGGCGGACGGCTTATTAG
- a CDS encoding pentapeptide repeat-containing protein: MLGTRGRTAARIGLLASGLAGLALPAWAASDSACGEMPKAGYITVSSPKEAGRLPADHPVVAWIGPALDQAVGGEPQPWPAAVLARMKLAPGSVVNSVGVTKDSLAGWQAPGVRFLDVSFAESNLAGTNFAGACFDHGVLTGADFSGANLSGARLESTTIAGVRFDRANLSGATIACPPGIVGEGCDGFEGEKPVSLRDADLRGTDLAAPLSTLDTVLDGARVERTVLPLMPDILDALAKAQVTDVRLTPPPLRSGNGEVFTAAELDQLRQLGGGKPLSLMTRMGTVPSFDCSPPNLSVVEKALCQMDDLAALDRVMGLTYRRVIDAAADKTLVKTAQTTFLKTRNGCATLGEDTRYSCIANAYVTRLAELGRETVKAASAPGTRRFSGGPAHPKAAVANDPLVARLVRAYGDSPDIATITGAGGTLTVTAEATGGNGHACGFEAPVRFDTVRGVWVGEVDGEKMAWVILPEGLVPASKPEESHYFCGMRAMWPAVYFQVP; the protein is encoded by the coding sequence ATGCTGGGAACCAGGGGCCGCACGGCGGCGCGTATCGGTCTGTTGGCATCGGGTCTGGCCGGTTTGGCCCTGCCGGCCTGGGCCGCATCGGACAGCGCGTGCGGCGAGATGCCGAAGGCCGGGTACATCACGGTGTCCTCACCGAAGGAGGCGGGACGCCTGCCCGCCGATCATCCGGTGGTGGCGTGGATCGGTCCCGCCCTCGACCAGGCGGTGGGAGGAGAGCCGCAACCCTGGCCGGCGGCGGTGCTGGCGCGCATGAAGCTGGCGCCGGGGTCGGTGGTCAACAGCGTCGGCGTCACCAAGGATTCGCTGGCCGGGTGGCAGGCGCCGGGGGTGCGCTTCCTCGACGTCAGCTTTGCGGAAAGCAATCTGGCCGGCACCAATTTCGCCGGTGCCTGCTTCGACCATGGCGTTTTGACCGGGGCGGACTTCAGCGGCGCCAACCTGTCCGGGGCGCGGCTGGAAAGCACCACGATTGCAGGGGTGCGTTTCGACCGCGCCAACCTGTCCGGGGCGACCATCGCCTGCCCCCCCGGTATCGTGGGCGAGGGATGCGACGGGTTCGAGGGCGAGAAGCCGGTCAGCCTGCGCGACGCGGACCTGCGGGGTACCGATCTGGCGGCCCCGCTGTCCACCTTGGATACGGTTCTCGACGGGGCGCGGGTGGAGCGCACGGTCCTGCCGCTGATGCCCGATATCCTGGACGCGTTGGCCAAGGCCCAGGTGACCGACGTGCGCCTGACGCCCCCCCCCTTGCGCAGCGGAAACGGCGAGGTGTTCACCGCCGCCGAATTGGACCAGCTTCGCCAGTTGGGCGGTGGCAAGCCCCTGTCGTTGATGACGCGCATGGGGACGGTTCCGTCCTTCGACTGCTCTCCGCCGAATTTGAGCGTGGTGGAAAAGGCGCTGTGCCAGATGGACGATCTGGCCGCCCTCGACCGGGTGATGGGCCTGACCTACCGCCGGGTCATCGACGCGGCGGCGGACAAGACGCTGGTGAAGACCGCCCAGACCACGTTCCTCAAGACCCGCAACGGCTGCGCCACGCTGGGGGAGGACACGCGCTATTCCTGCATCGCCAACGCCTATGTGACCCGGCTGGCGGAACTGGGGCGTGAGACGGTCAAGGCGGCTTCCGCCCCCGGCACGCGCCGTTTCAGCGGCGGCCCCGCCCACCCCAAGGCGGCGGTGGCGAACGACCCGCTGGTGGCCAGGCTGGTGCGTGCCTATGGCGATTCCCCCGACATTGCCACCATCACCGGCGCCGGCGGCACCCTGACCGTCACCGCCGAGGCCACGGGTGGCAACGGCCATGCCTGCGGGTTCGAAGCGCCGGTGCGTTTCGACACCGTGCGCGGTGTGTGGGTCGGGGAGGTCGATGGGGAGAAGATGGCGTGGGTCATCCTGCCCGAAGGGCTGGTGCCGGCGTCGAAGCCGGAGGAAAGCCACTATTTCTGCGGAATGCGGGCCATGTGGCCGGCGGTGTATTTCCAGGTTCCGTAA
- a CDS encoding ATP-binding protein: MRTFSDLPLFVRLLAAFLVVLVLFSALALLGYRKMERIGVLADQIYDHPFTVGTAIRDIRNAADQAHALAENLRWEAGGKPPEVIRAGIQASRKAVAAALERISGHYLGPAEDVESLRWALDGWAAAQDRFLAMAPGGSPGMRVVLLQDEGERYGTVSAAIGRIVAFSGNKARELHSQSQAIIADTLRNWGLAIAGIGVLLVLLAWVVTRSLTAPLTRLCGVMRDLTAGRLEVDIPYRGGRSEIGTIADTLAGFQGTARRLSEQGCLDARVAAIAAALQAQSTHAGLARVLLPYLTDGLPEGSWAALYVRRGSGWMLAGAEGGDGGRHLPEVLDPAVVAMADAAAERAVDHVAAAMDGTMPLRLALSVRGQAVGVLLIFSPADIPRKAMDLLDRVKDLLALGIEGLRRREQAEILLARTSEQAWELEVRAEALRGSEEKLRMANEELSQQAAALAEQRQQIELAWAEAEQKAREAENANRHKSEFLANMSHEIRTPLNAILGLTYLLERTALNREQDGHVGKIGLAGRSLLSIVNDILDFSRIEAGRLELECTAFNLPGVMEAITAMAGVNAQAKALDFRVDVAPGVPDDLAGDGFRLQQILVNLTGNAIKFTETGSVRLSVEQVPAEGERVMLRFTVSDTGIGIPPDALPGLFRAFSQADTTTTRRFGGSGLGLAISRKLVEMMGGSIAVDSTPGQGSRFTVEIPFAAAAPANPVPVHIPAAAPAPLAGVRILLVEDNSINRLVASRILEGKGAAVVCEADGQAAVDRLNRAPGAFDVVLMDVQMPVMDGYEATAVIKKDLRLRHLPVIALTAGALASERKQAVDCGMDGFISKPFAVGELVDTVARFAPVSTAV; this comes from the coding sequence ATGCGGACGTTCAGCGATCTTCCACTTTTTGTGCGCCTGCTGGCCGCCTTTCTGGTGGTTCTGGTGTTGTTTTCCGCGCTTGCCCTGTTGGGGTACCGGAAGATGGAAAGGATCGGTGTCCTGGCCGATCAGATCTACGATCATCCCTTCACGGTCGGCACCGCCATCCGCGACATCCGCAACGCCGCCGACCAGGCCCACGCTTTGGCGGAGAACCTGCGGTGGGAGGCGGGCGGCAAGCCGCCGGAGGTGATCCGCGCCGGCATCCAGGCCAGCCGCAAGGCCGTCGCCGCCGCCCTGGAGCGCATATCCGGCCATTACCTCGGACCGGCGGAGGATGTGGAATCCCTGCGCTGGGCGCTGGATGGGTGGGCGGCGGCGCAGGATCGTTTCCTGGCCATGGCCCCCGGCGGTTCCCCGGGCATGCGCGTGGTGCTGCTCCAGGACGAAGGGGAGCGGTACGGCACGGTCAGCGCCGCCATCGGGCGCATCGTCGCCTTTTCCGGCAACAAGGCGCGGGAACTGCACAGCCAGTCCCAGGCCATCATCGCCGACACCTTGCGGAATTGGGGGCTGGCGATCGCCGGCATCGGCGTGTTGCTGGTGCTGCTGGCATGGGTGGTCACCCGCAGCCTGACGGCTCCTTTGACACGCCTGTGCGGGGTGATGCGGGATCTGACGGCCGGGCGGCTGGAGGTGGACATTCCCTACCGCGGCGGACGGTCCGAGATCGGTACCATCGCCGATACCCTGGCCGGGTTTCAGGGAACCGCCCGCCGGCTGTCGGAACAGGGATGTCTGGACGCGCGGGTCGCCGCCATCGCCGCCGCGCTGCAAGCGCAGAGCACACACGCCGGGCTGGCGCGCGTCCTGCTGCCGTACCTGACCGATGGCTTGCCCGAGGGGTCATGGGCGGCGCTCTATGTGCGCCGCGGGTCCGGTTGGATGCTGGCCGGCGCCGAGGGGGGGGATGGGGGCCGGCACCTGCCGGAGGTTCTGGATCCCGCGGTGGTGGCCATGGCGGACGCGGCGGCGGAACGGGCGGTGGATCATGTGGCGGCGGCCATGGACGGGACCATGCCCCTGCGTCTGGCGCTGTCGGTGCGCGGACAGGCGGTGGGGGTGCTGCTGATCTTTTCGCCCGCCGACATCCCGCGGAAAGCGATGGACCTGCTGGACCGGGTCAAGGATCTGCTGGCGCTGGGCATCGAGGGGCTGCGCCGCCGTGAGCAGGCGGAAATCCTCCTGGCCCGCACGAGCGAGCAGGCGTGGGAGCTGGAGGTGCGGGCCGAGGCCCTGCGCGGGTCGGAAGAAAAGCTGCGCATGGCGAACGAGGAACTGTCACAGCAGGCCGCGGCGCTAGCCGAACAGCGCCAGCAGATCGAACTGGCCTGGGCGGAGGCCGAACAGAAGGCGCGGGAAGCGGAAAACGCCAACCGCCACAAATCGGAATTCCTGGCGAACATGAGCCACGAGATCCGCACGCCGCTAAACGCCATCCTGGGCCTGACCTATCTTTTGGAGCGGACCGCCCTCAACCGTGAACAGGACGGGCATGTGGGCAAGATCGGGCTGGCCGGACGGTCGCTGCTGTCCATCGTCAACGACATCCTGGATTTCTCCCGCATCGAGGCGGGGCGGCTGGAGTTGGAATGCACCGCCTTCAACCTGCCGGGGGTGATGGAGGCGATCACCGCCATGGCCGGGGTGAACGCCCAGGCCAAGGCGCTGGATTTCCGGGTCGATGTGGCGCCCGGCGTGCCGGATGATCTGGCCGGAGACGGATTCCGGCTGCAGCAGATTTTGGTCAACCTGACCGGCAACGCCATCAAATTCACTGAAACCGGCTCCGTCCGGCTGTCGGTGGAGCAGGTTCCGGCGGAGGGGGAGCGTGTGATGCTGCGCTTCACGGTCAGCGACACCGGCATCGGCATCCCGCCCGATGCGTTGCCGGGGCTGTTCCGGGCTTTCAGCCAGGCCGACACCACAACCACCCGCCGGTTCGGCGGCTCGGGCCTGGGGCTGGCCATCAGCAGGAAGCTGGTGGAGATGATGGGGGGCAGCATCGCCGTGGACAGCACCCCCGGCCAGGGCAGCCGTTTCACGGTCGAAATCCCCTTTGCCGCCGCCGCTCCGGCCAATCCGGTGCCGGTGCATATCCCGGCCGCCGCCCCGGCGCCGCTGGCGGGCGTGCGTATTCTGCTGGTGGAGGACAACAGCATCAACCGGCTGGTCGCCAGCCGCATCCTGGAAGGGAAGGGGGCGGCGGTGGTCTGCGAAGCCGACGGGCAGGCGGCGGTGGACCGGCTGAACCGTGCCCCCGGCGCCTTCGACGTGGTGCTGATGGACGTGCAGATGCCGGTGATGGACGGGTACGAGGCCACGGCGGTCATCAAGAAGGATCTGCGCTTGCGCCATCTGCCGGTCATCGCCCTGACCGCCGGGGCCCTGGCGTCGGAACGCAAACAGGCGGTTGACTGCGGCATGGACGGGTTTATTTCTAAACCGTTCGCCGTGGGTGAACTGGTGGATACCGTCGCCCGTTTCGCCCCGGTGTCCACGGCTGTCTAG
- a CDS encoding glycosyltransferase family 2 protein — translation MTSGTVSQAPVQDRTDGASVALSALVVARNEEEALPACLEALGFADEIVVVLDRCTDQSEAVARRYTGRVLAGGWPIEGDRRNAGIDACRGAWIVEVDADEIVSPALAAEIRDVIAASAFDWHSVAIDNYVGDRHVRNGWGAYFGVGSKNILFRKGAKRWGAQRVHPSLDWTGTGGPRLSATLTHRVDRDIFDMVDRLNRYTSERAADMRAEGLNETLGRNLRRFVSRFYKVYIRRKGYREGEWGFLLALMTALYPLLSYLKARLEDGKTGR, via the coding sequence ATGACCAGCGGCACCGTGTCTCAGGCCCCGGTACAGGACCGGACGGACGGCGCGTCCGTCGCCCTGTCCGCCCTGGTCGTCGCCCGCAACGAGGAAGAGGCGCTGCCCGCCTGTCTGGAGGCGCTGGGGTTCGCCGACGAGATCGTGGTGGTGCTGGACCGCTGCACCGACCAGTCCGAAGCCGTCGCCCGCCGCTACACCGGCCGCGTGCTGGCCGGCGGCTGGCCCATCGAGGGCGACCGCCGCAACGCCGGCATCGACGCCTGCCGTGGTGCCTGGATCGTGGAGGTGGACGCGGACGAGATCGTCAGCCCGGCGCTGGCCGCAGAGATCCGCGATGTCATCGCCGCCTCCGCGTTCGACTGGCACAGCGTGGCCATCGACAATTACGTGGGTGACCGCCACGTGCGCAACGGCTGGGGGGCCTATTTCGGGGTGGGGTCGAAGAACATCCTGTTCCGCAAGGGTGCCAAGCGCTGGGGGGCGCAGCGGGTGCATCCGTCGCTGGACTGGACCGGCACCGGCGGCCCGCGGCTGTCGGCCACCCTGACCCACCGGGTGGACCGCGACATCTTCGACATGGTGGACCGGCTGAACCGCTACACCTCCGAACGGGCCGCCGACATGCGGGCCGAGGGCCTCAACGAGACCCTGGGCCGTAACCTGCGCCGCTTCGTGTCGCGCTTTTACAAGGTCTACATCCGCCGCAAGGGCTACCGCGAGGGGGAATGGGGCTTCCTGCTGGCCCTGATGACGGCGCTGTACCCGCTGCTGTCCTATCTCAAGGCGCGGCTGGAGGACGGGAAGACGGGCCGTTAA
- a CDS encoding glycosyltransferase family 4 protein, with the protein MPRIIIGDDVFAYDGRSYERGPLGGTETATVKLAEALAAHGNRVVVETLTPEPVEHNGVLWRPAGSVRENADLVIVSRRPGNLARYRHIRRRAVWLHGPGQYLRKPRHAWPLFRQPASCVCIGTYQAGTVPGWIPFRGRYVFPYGISADFLDPPSLSVAPPPHVLFTSNFQRSLDWVLDLWERRIHPAVPAAELHIYGGPAVYGGQMAEKMRAPMEQAQRMAGLGVRLMGPLAKDQLAGRLRAGRLMAYRGDLGETYCLSAAEAVACGLPVVTAGIGSLKERVEDGRTGFIREDADGFAGACIQILTDDTLWRRLHENCRTFPQRLWRDAAADFESLIG; encoded by the coding sequence ATGCCGCGCATCATCATCGGGGATGACGTGTTCGCCTATGACGGGCGCAGCTATGAACGCGGCCCCCTGGGCGGCACCGAAACCGCGACGGTCAAGCTGGCCGAGGCACTGGCCGCCCACGGCAACCGCGTGGTGGTGGAAACCCTGACGCCGGAACCGGTGGAGCACAACGGCGTGCTGTGGCGCCCCGCCGGCTCGGTGCGGGAAAACGCCGATCTGGTGATCGTCAGCCGGCGGCCCGGCAATCTGGCCCGCTACCGCCATATCCGCCGCCGCGCCGTGTGGCTGCACGGGCCGGGGCAGTACCTGCGCAAGCCCCGCCATGCGTGGCCGCTGTTCCGCCAGCCGGCATCCTGCGTGTGCATCGGCACGTATCAGGCGGGCACCGTGCCGGGGTGGATCCCCTTCCGCGGGCGCTATGTGTTCCCTTATGGCATCAGCGCCGATTTCCTCGATCCGCCGTCCCTGTCCGTGGCCCCACCGCCGCACGTGCTGTTCACCTCCAATTTCCAACGCTCGCTGGACTGGGTGCTCGACCTGTGGGAACGGCGCATCCACCCGGCGGTGCCGGCGGCGGAACTGCACATCTACGGCGGCCCGGCGGTCTATGGCGGGCAGATGGCGGAAAAGATGCGCGCACCCATGGAGCAAGCCCAGCGCATGGCGGGTCTGGGCGTGCGGCTGATGGGGCCGCTGGCCAAGGACCAGTTGGCCGGCCGGCTGCGCGCGGGCCGGCTGATGGCCTACCGCGGCGATCTGGGGGAGACCTATTGCCTGTCGGCGGCGGAGGCGGTGGCCTGCGGCCTGCCGGTGGTCACCGCCGGCATCGGGTCGTTGAAGGAGCGGGTGGAGGACGGGCGCACCGGCTTCATCCGCGAGGACGCCGACGGTTTCGCCGGCGCCTGCATCCAGATTCTGACCGACGACACCCTGTGGCGCCGCCTGCACGAAAACTGCCGCACCTTTCCGCAACGGCTGTGGCGCGACGCGGCGGCGGATTTCGAATCCCTGATCGGCTAG